In Paenibacillus phoenicis, one genomic interval encodes:
- a CDS encoding ribonuclease J, whose amino-acid sequence MSKKINNEKLTIFALGGVAEIGKNMYVVQYANDIVVIDSGLKFPEEDMLGIDIVIPDITYLTENRDKVRGIVLTHGHEDHIGGLPYVLKNLNVPVYGTKLTLGLVENKLKEAGLLGETKRVLINADSVIELGTTMKASFFRTNHSIPDSVGVCIETPEGNVVHTGDFKFDHTPVNDQYADLHRMGEIGKNGVLALLSDSTNAERPGFTPSEKNVGIVLSDIFHKAKQRVVVATFASNVHRIQQVIDAAHATNRKLTIIGRSMVNVVTIAEELGYLNVPDGIIIEPEEVNKMAADRVVILCTGSQGEPMSALTRMARSTHRKVDILPGDTVIIAATPVPGNEKYVGRTIDELFRLGAEVIYSGSNSGVHVSGHGSQEELKLMLNLMRPKYFIPIHGEYRMLRKHALLGESVGIDPDNIFLIDIGDTIEIQNGVARKAGKVPAGNVLIDGLGVGDVGNIVLRDRKLLSQDGILVVVVTLSKQDGTIVSGPDIISRGFVYVRESEGLLEEANRIVSSTLEKLMSENVNEWASLKTNVKDALGRFLYEQTRRRPMILPIIMEV is encoded by the coding sequence TTGTCTAAAAAAATAAATAATGAGAAATTGACGATTTTCGCATTGGGCGGCGTCGCAGAGATTGGGAAGAACATGTATGTCGTTCAATATGCCAATGACATTGTAGTCATCGACTCCGGACTTAAGTTTCCGGAAGAGGACATGCTTGGCATCGACATCGTCATTCCCGATATCACTTACTTGACGGAGAACCGCGATAAAGTAAGAGGCATCGTGCTGACGCACGGGCATGAGGACCATATCGGCGGTTTGCCTTACGTGCTGAAGAACTTAAACGTTCCGGTCTACGGGACCAAATTAACTTTAGGTCTGGTTGAGAACAAGCTGAAGGAAGCGGGACTGCTCGGCGAAACGAAACGCGTGCTGATCAATGCCGATTCCGTAATCGAGCTTGGAACAACGATGAAAGCTTCGTTCTTCCGGACGAATCATAGTATTCCGGATTCGGTGGGTGTATGCATCGAAACTCCGGAAGGGAATGTCGTTCATACCGGTGACTTCAAATTTGATCATACCCCAGTCAATGATCAATATGCGGATTTGCACCGGATGGGCGAAATCGGGAAGAACGGCGTGCTTGCGCTGTTATCCGACAGTACCAATGCGGAGAGACCGGGCTTTACGCCATCGGAGAAGAATGTAGGCATTGTACTTAGCGATATTTTCCACAAAGCGAAGCAGCGCGTTGTTGTGGCGACCTTCGCCTCCAACGTGCATCGGATTCAGCAAGTCATCGATGCGGCACACGCAACGAACCGGAAGCTGACCATCATTGGACGCAGCATGGTGAACGTTGTGACGATCGCAGAAGAGTTGGGTTATCTGAACGTACCGGACGGAATTATCATTGAGCCGGAAGAAGTCAACAAGATGGCTGCAGATCGCGTTGTCATTTTGTGCACAGGCAGCCAAGGTGAACCGATGTCTGCCTTAACGCGGATGGCTCGCTCGACGCATCGCAAGGTTGATATTCTTCCAGGCGACACGGTCATCATCGCGGCAACACCGGTACCGGGCAATGAGAAATACGTTGGCCGGACGATTGATGAATTGTTCCGTCTCGGTGCGGAAGTCATTTATAGCGGATCAAATTCCGGCGTGCACGTTTCGGGTCACGGCAGCCAGGAAGAGCTGAAGCTCATGCTGAACCTGATGCGGCCGAAATACTTCATTCCGATCCACGGGGAATACCGTATGCTGCGGAAGCATGCTTTGCTTGGTGAGTCGGTTGGTATTGATCCGGACAATATTTTCCTGATTGATATCGGGGATACGATTGAGATCCAGAACGGTGTAGCCCGCAAAGCCGGGAAAGTTCCTGCCGGCAACGTGCTCATCGACGGTCTTGGCGTAGGCGACGTCGGCAATATCGTATTGCGCGACCGTAAGCTGTTATCCCAAGACGGGATCTTGGTTGTTGTTGTAACGCTGAGCAAGCAAGACGGAACGATCGTATCCGGACCGGATATTATCTCCCGCGGCTTCGTTTATGTGCGTGAATCGGAAGGTTTGCTGGAAGAAGCAAACCGCATTGTCTCCAGCACGCTGGAGAAGCTGATGAGCGAGAACGTAAACGAATGGGCTTCGTTGAAAACCAACGTTAAGGATGCTCTCGGCCGTTTCTTGTATGAGCAAACGCGCCGCAGACCGATGATCTTGCCAATCATCATGGAAGTATAA
- a CDS encoding ClpP family protease, producing the protein MNKDLSKSSVRSESELPPTTEPEKKEATVPEMIQQLGQTAVPTPGESNVYCLTIIGQIEGHLVLPPQNKTTKYEHVIPQLVAAEQNLRIEGLLIILNTVGGDVEAGLAIAEMIASLSKPTVTVVIGGGHSIGVPIAVASDYSLIAESATMTIHPIRMTGLVIGVPQTFEYIEKMQERVVRFVTTHSKISEEKFKELMFKTGELNRDIGTAVGGSDAVKYGLIDAIGGIGDGLAKLNSMIESKRQAKQAGGITQ; encoded by the coding sequence ATGAATAAGGACCTAAGCAAATCAAGCGTTCGCAGTGAATCTGAACTTCCGCCAACAACCGAACCGGAGAAAAAAGAAGCCACGGTACCGGAAATGATCCAGCAGCTCGGGCAAACGGCGGTGCCGACTCCCGGTGAATCAAATGTGTATTGCTTAACGATTATCGGTCAGATCGAAGGACATTTAGTGCTTCCGCCGCAAAATAAAACAACGAAATACGAGCACGTCATCCCCCAATTAGTGGCAGCGGAACAGAACCTGCGGATTGAAGGACTGTTAATTATATTAAATACCGTAGGCGGCGATGTGGAGGCCGGACTTGCCATTGCGGAGATGATTGCTTCCTTGTCCAAGCCTACCGTCACGGTTGTCATCGGCGGCGGACATAGCATCGGCGTTCCGATCGCCGTAGCCTCCGATTATTCGTTGATTGCCGAAAGCGCCACGATGACCATCCATCCGATTCGTATGACCGGGCTGGTGATCGGAGTTCCTCAGACTTTTGAGTATATTGAGAAGATGCAAGAAAGGGTCGTGCGTTTTGTAACGACACATTCGAAAATTTCCGAGGAGAAATTCAAGGAGCTCATGTTTAAGACGGGTGAGTTAAACCGGGACATCGGTACAGCAGTTGGCGGCAGCGATGCGGTGAAGTACGGGCTGATCGATGCCATCGGCGGGATTGGCGATGGATTGGCCAAGCTGAATTCGATGATTGAATCGAAGCGACAAGCGAAGCAAGCAGGAGGGATTACCCAATGA
- the dapA gene encoding 4-hydroxy-tetrahydrodipicolinate synthase: protein MIDFGRMITAMVTPFNDQGKIDWDQTASLIDYLVEEQQSDSLVVSGTTGESPTLTDEEKLELFAFAVKHAAGRCKIIAGTGSNDTAHSVHLTREAEKCGVDGILLVAPYYNKPNQEGLFRHFEAIAAVTSLPVIVYNVPSRTVVSLSVETTLRLAQIPNIVGTKECAPLDQIAMIVAQAPEHFKVYSGDDASALPAMAVGAYGVISVASHVAGRSIKEMVAQFFSGNVERASQLHRELLPLFKVLFECPNPVAVKYALNETGHPVGTVRLPLVPPNEQEAQRIRSFLK, encoded by the coding sequence GTGATTGATTTCGGAAGAATGATTACAGCCATGGTAACGCCTTTTAATGATCAAGGAAAAATCGACTGGGACCAAACCGCAAGCCTGATCGACTATTTGGTGGAGGAGCAGCAATCTGACAGTTTGGTCGTGAGCGGAACGACGGGGGAGTCCCCTACACTAACGGATGAAGAAAAACTTGAGCTGTTTGCCTTCGCGGTGAAACATGCAGCCGGACGCTGCAAAATTATCGCCGGCACGGGCAGCAATGATACCGCTCATTCCGTTCATTTGACGCGCGAAGCTGAAAAATGCGGAGTAGACGGAATTTTGCTGGTCGCTCCGTATTATAACAAGCCGAATCAGGAAGGCCTTTTCCGCCATTTTGAAGCGATTGCGGCCGTAACCAGTCTGCCGGTTATTGTGTACAATGTGCCAAGCCGTACAGTTGTCAGCTTGAGCGTGGAAACGACGCTGCGGCTGGCGCAAATCCCGAATATCGTGGGGACCAAGGAATGCGCGCCTCTGGATCAGATCGCTATGATCGTCGCCCAAGCGCCGGAGCATTTCAAGGTTTATTCGGGCGATGACGCCTCGGCACTGCCGGCGATGGCGGTCGGAGCTTACGGTGTCATTAGCGTGGCCAGTCATGTCGCAGGCCGCTCCATCAAAGAGATGGTCGCACAATTCTTTAGCGGGAACGTAGAGCGGGCAAGCCAGTTGCATCGCGAGCTTCTGCCGTTATTTAAGGTGTTGTTTGAATGTCCGAATCCGGTAGCCGTGAAGTATGCCTTAAATGAAACCGGCCATCCTGTAGGAACGGTTCGGTTACCGCTGGTGCCGCCAAATGAACAGGAAGCGCAGCGGATTCGCAGCTTCCTCAAATAG
- a CDS encoding S41 family peptidase, whose amino-acid sequence MVKNHGKAHASSSVNPFNGHLYLLISPKTFSAANVFAVTFKDNGLATLIGEPTGNQPSCYGDIFVFKMPHSGFQFTVSYKHFSRPDQRLTHETPLEPDIYVPTTRQDIIGGRDAQMEKLMEIITAAK is encoded by the coding sequence TTGGTTAAAAATCATGGGAAGGCCCATGCTAGCTCATCCGTTAACCCGTTTAACGGTCACTTGTATCTATTGATCTCCCCCAAAACGTTCAGCGCCGCAAATGTCTTTGCCGTCACCTTCAAAGATAATGGGCTGGCCACTTTGATCGGAGAACCAACGGGCAATCAGCCATCTTGTTATGGAGATATATTCGTGTTTAAGATGCCTCACTCCGGATTTCAATTTACCGTATCTTATAAACATTTTTCTCGGCCGGATCAACGCTTGACCCACGAAACCCCCTTAGAACCGGATATCTATGTTCCAACAACACGCCAAGACATTATCGGCGGAAGAGATGCCCAAATGGAAAAGTTAATGGAGATCATTACTGCAGCAAAATAA
- a CDS encoding YlzJ-like family protein codes for MTHYTILPEEAYWENAENQAAYGEIELNGVLMQIRMEEGNRATIVRLLRCRLEDYLNPDLAPGRQITFYPTLLN; via the coding sequence ATGACGCATTATACGATCTTACCGGAAGAGGCTTATTGGGAGAATGCCGAAAACCAGGCGGCGTACGGTGAAATCGAACTAAACGGCGTGCTGATGCAAATACGGATGGAGGAAGGCAATCGGGCGACCATCGTACGGCTGTTGCGTTGCCGGCTGGAGGATTATTTGAATCCCGATCTGGCGCCCGGGCGGCAAATCACCTTCTATCCAACCTTATTAAATTGA
- a CDS encoding M16 family metallopeptidase — protein MKRTQLKNGLRVVMEKIPTCRSVSFGIWVKTGSRNERPERGGISHFIEHMLFKGTERYSAKDIAEQFDAIGGNVNAFTSKEYTCYYAKVLDEHLPIAVDVLSDMFFRSLFDKEELRKEKNVIVEEISMYEDTPDDMVHDLVTQAAYGDHPLALPILGTEEKLRAMESEHLREYMREHYTIENTVISVAGNIDEQVIDLLEQYFGDFSNRGSSSPLAAPEFLGGLKFHRKKTEQNHICLSFPGLPIGDEKQYAMVLLNNALGGGMSSRLFQEIREKRGLAYSVYSYHSSHADSGLFTVYAGTAPRQTKEVLDLTKEILHDVSVNGITPNELSKGKEQLKGSLILSLESTGSRMNRLGKNELMIGKHYSLDEMIARIEAVTMDDVNQVLKGMFSQPFSLAMVGSSDRVISGVRRDELVV, from the coding sequence GTGAAGAGAACGCAATTGAAAAACGGCCTTCGGGTAGTCATGGAGAAGATACCGACTTGCCGTTCGGTCTCGTTCGGCATATGGGTCAAAACCGGCTCCCGCAATGAACGCCCTGAGCGGGGCGGAATTTCGCATTTTATCGAACACATGCTGTTTAAAGGTACGGAACGCTACAGCGCCAAGGACATCGCAGAGCAGTTTGATGCGATTGGCGGCAATGTTAACGCGTTTACGTCCAAGGAATATACCTGTTATTACGCGAAAGTGCTGGATGAGCATTTACCGATTGCGGTTGACGTGTTGTCCGACATGTTTTTCCGTTCCTTGTTCGATAAGGAAGAGCTGCGGAAAGAGAAAAACGTGATCGTAGAGGAAATCTCTATGTACGAAGATACGCCGGACGATATGGTCCACGATCTTGTGACGCAGGCAGCCTACGGGGACCATCCGCTGGCTCTGCCGATCTTAGGGACGGAGGAGAAGCTGCGCGCCATGGAATCCGAGCACCTGCGGGAATACATGCGCGAGCACTATACAATCGAAAATACGGTCATCAGCGTGGCAGGCAATATCGATGAACAGGTGATTGATCTGCTGGAGCAATATTTTGGTGATTTTTCGAATCGGGGAAGCTCCAGCCCTTTGGCTGCGCCAGAGTTCTTGGGGGGATTGAAATTCCATCGCAAGAAGACCGAGCAGAACCATATTTGCTTGTCCTTCCCAGGTTTGCCGATCGGGGATGAGAAACAATATGCGATGGTGCTGCTGAACAATGCGCTGGGCGGCGGCATGAGCTCGCGGCTCTTCCAGGAGATCCGTGAGAAACGCGGGTTGGCCTACTCGGTGTACTCGTATCACAGCTCGCACGCGGACAGCGGACTGTTTACGGTGTACGCAGGAACCGCGCCGCGCCAAACGAAGGAAGTGCTGGATTTGACCAAGGAGATCCTGCACGATGTTTCGGTGAACGGGATTACTCCAAATGAGCTGAGCAAGGGGAAAGAACAGCTGAAGGGAAGCTTGATTTTGAGCTTGGAGAGCACCGGAAGCCGCATGAACCGACTTGGCAAAAATGAGCTGATGATCGGGAAACATTATTCCTTGGATGAGATGATCGCCCGCATCGAGGCGGTGACGATGGACGATGTCAATCAGGTGTTGAAGGGCATGTTTAGCCAACCGTTTTCGCTCGCCATGGTGGGATCGTCAGATCGCGTGATATCGGGAGTTAGGAGAGATGAGCTTGTCGTTTGA
- the dpsA gene encoding dipicolinate synthase subunit DpsA, which produces MLTGITIVFLGGDARQVEVINKCVELDATVRVVGFDRLETPLKGVSQETLSPGLLAGADVIILPVIGCDDHGVVPAPFSAEQLVIKREWFASVRKSTLVYTGIAKSFLKQMGEEHGFRIIEVLERDDVAIYNSIPTAEGAVMMAIQNTDITIHGSNCIVLGIGRTGFTLAGTLQGLGANVRVGVRREDDVARAIQMGWKPFVTRDLAANVGDVDLIFNTIPTMIVTAQIISKLPRTAVIIDLASAPGGTDFRFAEKRGVKAILSPGLPGIVAPKSAGIIMANTICQSIMDEYQLRGDEQ; this is translated from the coding sequence ATGCTGACCGGAATCACAATTGTATTCCTCGGTGGGGATGCCCGGCAGGTGGAGGTCATCAACAAATGTGTCGAACTGGATGCTACGGTACGGGTTGTTGGCTTCGACCGATTGGAGACACCCCTTAAAGGAGTCTCGCAGGAGACGTTAAGCCCCGGCTTGCTGGCCGGCGCGGACGTAATTATCCTTCCGGTAATCGGTTGCGATGATCACGGTGTCGTCCCGGCGCCGTTCTCTGCAGAACAACTGGTCATCAAACGGGAATGGTTTGCATCCGTCCGAAAAAGCACGCTGGTCTATACCGGAATTGCCAAGAGCTTCTTAAAGCAAATGGGCGAGGAGCACGGCTTCCGGATCATTGAGGTGCTCGAACGTGACGACGTCGCCATTTACAACTCGATTCCAACGGCGGAAGGCGCAGTGATGATGGCGATCCAGAACACGGACATCACGATTCACGGTTCGAACTGTATTGTGCTTGGGATCGGGAGGACAGGGTTTACGCTGGCAGGAACGCTGCAAGGTTTGGGAGCGAATGTAAGGGTAGGGGTACGTCGGGAAGATGATGTGGCTAGGGCGATACAAATGGGCTGGAAGCCTTTTGTGACAAGGGATTTGGCCGCCAACGTAGGGGATGTTGACTTGATTTTTAACACAATTCCGACTATGATAGTCACAGCGCAAATCATCTCGAAACTGCCCCGTACGGCAGTGATTATCGACCTTGCTTCGGCGCCTGGAGGAACGGATTTCCGTTTCGCCGAGAAGCGCGGAGTGAAGGCGATTTTATCCCCTGGCCTCCCCGGAATCGTCGCTCCCAAATCGGCTGGAATTATTATGGCAAACACGATTTGTCAGTCGATTATGGATGAGTATCAATTACGGGGGGATGAACAGTGA
- the dapG gene encoding aspartate kinase encodes MRILVQKFGGTSLSTKEAREHVISHVRRELDNGFRLVVVVSAMGRKGDPYATDTLLDLVSEGDCYLPPREQDLLMACGEIISAAKLCSLLAEQHISSVVLTGAQAGFRTDSQFGNARILDIVPTRVLEELQQKDVVIVTGFQGQNQDGDFTTLGRGGSDTSATALGAALHAEMVDIYTDVNGILTADPRIVEDAKPLEYVSYAEICNMAHQGAKVIHPRAVEIAMQAGIPVRVRSTFSQGEGTLVANPEGFKDVQLGIVDRYVTGIAYVANVTQIRVESAGNGPDHLQLQVFKSMAENDISVDFINVTPTGVVYTVFDKDSAKAEAVLRSLDLSPQICTGCAKVSVIGGGINGVPGIMAKIVEALTEQGIQILQSADSNTTIWVLVRKDDMVQALRALHAKFELGR; translated from the coding sequence ATGCGCATTTTGGTGCAAAAATTCGGTGGCACGTCTCTTTCGACGAAAGAAGCGAGAGAGCATGTCATCTCACACGTACGCCGGGAACTGGATAACGGTTTCCGGCTCGTCGTGGTGGTTTCGGCTATGGGCCGAAAAGGGGATCCTTACGCGACGGATACCTTGCTTGATTTGGTCTCTGAAGGGGATTGCTATTTACCGCCCCGCGAACAAGATTTACTGATGGCTTGCGGCGAAATTATTTCCGCAGCCAAGCTGTGCAGCCTGCTGGCTGAACAGCACATCTCTTCGGTCGTATTGACTGGAGCTCAAGCTGGATTCCGAACGGACAGCCAGTTTGGCAACGCGAGAATTCTGGATATCGTTCCGACTCGGGTGCTGGAAGAACTGCAGCAGAAGGATGTCGTGATCGTGACAGGATTTCAAGGTCAAAATCAAGACGGCGACTTCACGACGTTGGGCCGCGGAGGCAGCGATACGTCGGCTACAGCCTTGGGCGCCGCGCTGCACGCCGAAATGGTTGATATTTATACCGATGTGAATGGGATCTTAACTGCGGATCCCCGGATCGTCGAGGATGCGAAGCCGCTGGAATACGTCAGCTACGCAGAAATCTGCAATATGGCGCATCAAGGGGCTAAGGTGATCCATCCCCGCGCCGTAGAAATTGCGATGCAAGCGGGGATTCCGGTACGCGTTCGCTCGACTTTTTCGCAAGGGGAAGGAACATTGGTTGCCAACCCCGAAGGATTTAAGGACGTACAGCTGGGGATTGTGGACCGTTACGTGACTGGGATTGCATATGTGGCGAATGTGACTCAAATCCGGGTGGAATCCGCTGGCAACGGCCCGGATCATTTGCAGCTGCAAGTTTTTAAATCCATGGCAGAGAACGACATTAGTGTTGATTTTATTAATGTGACCCCAACCGGTGTCGTTTATACGGTCTTTGATAAAGATTCGGCGAAGGCAGAAGCGGTGTTGAGATCGCTGGACCTCTCACCGCAAATATGCACCGGATGCGCCAAGGTGTCCGTCATCGGCGGAGGCATTAACGGCGTTCCCGGAATTATGGCCAAGATCGTTGAGGCTTTGACCGAGCAAGGCATTCAGATTCTGCAATCGGCTGATTCGAATACTACGATTTGGGTGCTGGTGCGGAAGGACGATATGGTGCAAGCGTTGCGGGCGTTGCATGCCAAGTTCGAACTGGGCCGCTAA
- a CDS encoding dipicolinate synthase subunit B has translation MNWQGKTVGYAITGSHCTFAEVMPQIQRFVDGGAKVVPIISQSVLTTDTRFGKSEDWREQLKDITGNDIISSIVEAEPLGPSKLLDVLVIAPCTGTTTSKLANAITDSPVLMAAKAQLRNGRPLVIAVSTNDGLGFNLANIAKLIVAKNVYFVPFGQDNPTGKPNSLVANMELIPETCYAALEGKQLQPLIIERFHG, from the coding sequence GTGAATTGGCAGGGTAAAACGGTAGGTTACGCCATTACGGGCTCGCATTGTACGTTTGCTGAGGTAATGCCCCAGATCCAACGATTTGTCGACGGAGGGGCGAAGGTTGTGCCGATCATATCCCAGTCGGTACTGACGACCGACACCCGTTTCGGTAAATCGGAGGATTGGCGCGAACAGTTGAAAGATATTACAGGGAATGATATTATTTCTTCAATTGTCGAAGCCGAACCTCTGGGTCCAAGCAAGCTGCTGGACGTCTTGGTGATCGCTCCCTGCACGGGAACGACGACGAGCAAACTGGCAAATGCGATAACGGACAGTCCCGTTCTGATGGCCGCAAAAGCCCAGCTGAGAAACGGGCGACCGCTTGTCATCGCGGTGTCGACGAATGACGGTTTAGGTTTTAATTTGGCAAATATCGCGAAATTAATTGTGGCCAAGAACGTGTATTTCGTTCCGTTTGGTCAAGACAATCCGACCGGCAAACCGAATTCGCTCGTAGCAAACATGGAACTGATCCCTGAAACTTGCTATGCCGCGCTTGAAGGAAAACAGCTGCAACCGTTAATCATCGAACGTTTTCATGGATAA
- the dut gene encoding dUTP diphosphatase: protein MSLSFEVQINRLAGNEDIELPRKMSELASGFDLYAAVTEELTLQPGQRALVPTGIVIAMPGGLEAQIRPRSGLALKHGITCLNTPGTIDADYRGEIKVLLINLGQEPFVIRRNERIAQMVFQIVPEVNLVQVDKLSETVRGAGGFGHTGTK from the coding sequence ATGAGCTTGTCGTTTGAAGTGCAAATCAACCGTTTGGCAGGAAATGAAGATATCGAGCTGCCGCGTAAAATGTCGGAGCTAGCCTCCGGCTTTGATCTCTACGCCGCCGTTACGGAGGAGCTGACGCTCCAGCCGGGGCAACGTGCCCTCGTACCGACCGGGATCGTTATCGCGATGCCCGGCGGCCTAGAGGCGCAAATTCGCCCGCGCAGCGGGTTGGCGTTGAAGCACGGCATTACGTGCCTGAATACGCCGGGGACGATCGACGCGGATTACCGCGGGGAAATCAAGGTGCTGCTGATTAACCTCGGGCAGGAACCGTTTGTGATCCGTCGGAATGAGCGGATTGCGCAGATGGTGTTCCAGATCGTTCCTGAGGTGAATCTCGTGCAGGTAGACAAGCTGTCGGAGACGGTTCGCGGCGCCGGCGGGTTTGGTCATACGGGCACGAAGTAA